In the Thiobacter sp. AK1 genome, one interval contains:
- a CDS encoding SulP family inorganic anion transporter, producing MLKNDSTWLARLFPFLGWWPMTRETLRADLIAGVTVALVLVPQSMAYAQLAGLPVVYGLYAAFLPVMVASLWGSLRQLHTGPTAMLSLLSAAALLPFASVGSEQFIELSVMLALMVGVLRLLLGLFRLGLVVNLLSHPVVVGFTNAAALIIGLSQLNKLINVPMPRSDSFLSDLWAVVTQLEQTHWPTVGFAFAAFLIIYGLQRFFPRAPAILVAIMVTTVASAWFGFERTASVSLASIEDASFRARLGDYTRLNEAVRNQERRLAQLQAERSRATQAARVARADLDAELDKQKVRLTALREQAFEARRHLHAVRLSRVETPTGPVFRSAGTVVEGEPAGAAYWRFAAIKGDTVSLSSGGEVVGTIPKGLPSFTLPHIAWQILLPLLPAALIMALLGFMEATSISKAISARTGQRVDTNQELIGQGLANIVGSFFQSYVVSGSFSRSALAARAGAQTGLFAIISALCVMLVILFLTPLLYHLPQAVLAVIIMFAVFGLVRIEPLLQAWRVNRVDAVIGLVTFVATLALAPALAQGILLGVGLTVAAYVVRNMRPRAEILGRRADGTLAGMDSHHLPPVSDQYVALRFDGSLDFVNVAYFEEAVLEALRRFPQAKAVLVVGSGINDMDASGEAQLRAVARQLKARGVDLYFSSLKKQVRAAFERGGLDEVIPKEHLFANKEAALAALAARYGHLASVTPPATIPSSPRPAGSS from the coding sequence ATGCTAAAGAACGACTCAACTTGGCTTGCGCGGCTGTTTCCCTTCCTCGGTTGGTGGCCGATGACGCGGGAGACGTTGCGCGCCGACCTCATCGCCGGGGTCACCGTGGCCTTGGTGCTGGTACCCCAGAGCATGGCCTATGCCCAGTTAGCGGGACTGCCGGTCGTGTATGGTCTCTATGCCGCGTTTCTGCCGGTGATGGTGGCCTCCCTCTGGGGTTCCCTGCGCCAGCTGCACACCGGCCCCACGGCGATGCTCTCCCTTCTGTCGGCGGCGGCCTTGCTGCCCTTCGCGTCGGTGGGCAGCGAGCAATTCATCGAGCTGTCCGTCATGCTGGCCCTGATGGTGGGCGTGTTGCGCTTGCTGCTGGGCCTGTTCCGGCTCGGGCTCGTGGTCAACCTGCTGTCCCATCCCGTCGTGGTGGGCTTCACCAATGCTGCGGCCTTGATCATTGGCCTATCCCAGCTCAATAAGCTCATCAATGTGCCCATGCCCCGTAGCGACTCCTTCCTCTCGGACTTGTGGGCGGTGGTCACCCAGCTGGAGCAGACGCATTGGCCTACCGTTGGTTTCGCGTTCGCCGCTTTCCTGATCATCTACGGGCTGCAGCGCTTTTTTCCGCGCGCGCCTGCTATCCTCGTGGCCATCATGGTCACCACCGTGGCTAGCGCCTGGTTCGGTTTCGAACGCACCGCGAGCGTTTCCCTTGCCAGCATCGAGGATGCATCGTTTCGGGCCCGTTTGGGCGACTACACCCGCTTGAATGAGGCCGTGCGCAACCAAGAAAGGCGCCTGGCGCAGCTGCAGGCGGAACGCAGTCGCGCCACACAAGCGGCGCGGGTGGCCCGGGCCGACCTGGACGCCGAGCTCGACAAGCAAAAGGTGCGACTGACCGCCCTCAGAGAACAGGCCTTCGAGGCGCGGCGCCATCTGCACGCGGTGCGCTTGTCCCGAGTCGAGACGCCCACCGGACCCGTGTTTCGGTCGGCTGGCACCGTGGTGGAAGGTGAGCCGGCGGGCGCGGCCTACTGGCGCTTTGCCGCAATTAAGGGCGATACCGTGAGCCTGTCTAGCGGCGGCGAGGTGGTGGGGACCATTCCCAAAGGCTTACCCAGCTTCACGCTACCGCACATCGCCTGGCAGATTCTGCTTCCCCTTCTGCCGGCTGCTCTCATCATGGCGCTTCTAGGTTTCATGGAGGCCACTTCCATCTCCAAGGCCATCAGCGCACGCACGGGTCAACGGGTGGACACCAACCAGGAACTCATCGGCCAGGGGCTGGCCAATATCGTCGGCAGTTTCTTTCAGAGCTATGTGGTGAGCGGCTCGTTTTCCCGCTCCGCGCTGGCCGCACGTGCCGGTGCCCAGACCGGCTTGTTCGCCATCATCAGCGCCTTGTGTGTGATGCTGGTGATTTTGTTCTTGACCCCCTTGCTCTACCACCTGCCACAAGCCGTGCTGGCGGTGATCATCATGTTCGCGGTATTTGGCTTGGTGCGCATCGAGCCCTTGTTGCAGGCCTGGCGGGTGAACCGCGTCGATGCGGTGATCGGCCTGGTCACGTTCGTGGCCACGCTGGCGCTGGCGCCAGCCCTCGCCCAAGGCATCCTGCTGGGTGTTGGGCTGACCGTGGCGGCCTATGTGGTGCGCAACATGCGTCCGCGCGCAGAAATCCTGGGACGTCGCGCCGACGGCACCCTGGCCGGGATGGATAGTCATCATCTGCCCCCGGTGAGCGACCAATACGTGGCGCTGCGCTTCGATGGTTCACTCGATTTTGTCAACGTGGCCTATTTCGAGGAAGCCGTGCTGGAAGCCTTACGTCGCTTTCCCCAGGCGAAGGCGGTACTGGTGGTGGGCAGCGGCATCAACGACATGGATGCCTCGGGCGAAGCACAGCTCAGGGCGGTGGCGCGCCAGCTCAAAGCGCGCGGCGTGGACTTGTATTTCAGCAGTCTGAAAAAGCAGGTACGGGCGGCCTTCGAGCGGGGCGGGTTAGACGAGGTGATCCCGAAGGAGCACCTATTCGCCAACAAGGAAGCGGCGCTTGCCGCACTGGCAGCCCGTTACGGTCACTTAGCCTCGGTCACCCCGCCCGCGACAATACCGTCGTCGCCTCGTCCAGCAGGAAGTTCTTGA
- a CDS encoding CbbQ/NirQ/NorQ/GpvN family protein, with protein sequence MSDIIKQYMIEKEPYYRPVADEVALYEAAYSVRMPMMLKGPTGCGKTRFVEYMAWKLNKPLITVACNEDMTASDLVGRFLLDAQGTRWQDGPLAIAARYGAICYLDEVVEARQDTTVVIHPLTDNRRVLPLEKKGELIHAHPDFQVVISYNPGYQSLMKDLKQSTKQRFGALDFNYPEHDIETEIVAHETGVSKEIADKLVSIAERARNLKGHGLDEGISTRMLVYAGSLIAKGVDAKAACRVALVRPITDDPDMRDALDAAVTTFF encoded by the coding sequence ATGAGCGACATCATCAAGCAGTACATGATCGAGAAGGAGCCCTACTACCGTCCGGTGGCGGACGAGGTGGCGCTCTACGAGGCTGCTTATTCCGTGCGCATGCCCATGATGCTCAAGGGTCCCACCGGCTGCGGCAAGACCCGCTTCGTGGAATACATGGCGTGGAAGCTCAACAAGCCTCTGATCACGGTGGCCTGCAACGAGGACATGACGGCTTCCGATTTGGTCGGACGTTTCCTGCTCGACGCCCAGGGCACTCGCTGGCAGGACGGCCCGCTGGCCATCGCCGCCCGCTATGGCGCCATCTGCTACCTGGACGAAGTGGTGGAGGCGCGCCAGGACACCACGGTGGTGATCCATCCCTTGACCGACAACCGGCGCGTGCTGCCGCTGGAGAAGAAGGGTGAACTGATTCATGCCCACCCCGATTTCCAGGTGGTTATTTCCTACAACCCGGGATACCAGTCGCTGATGAAGGACCTCAAGCAATCCACCAAGCAGCGTTTCGGCGCGCTGGACTTCAACTATCCCGAACACGACATCGAAACCGAGATCGTCGCCCATGAAACGGGCGTATCGAAGGAGATCGCCGACAAGCTGGTGTCCATCGCGGAACGGGCGCGCAACCTCAAGGGACACGGCCTGGACGAGGGCATTTCCACCCGCATGCTGGTCTATGCCGGCAGCCTGATCGCCAAGGGCGTGGACGCCAAGGCCGCCTGCCGTGTGGCCCTGGTGCGTCCCATCACCGACGACCCTGACATGCGTGATGCGCTGGATGCAGCAGTGACCACGTTCTTCTGA
- a CDS encoding form I ribulose bisphosphate carboxylase large subunit, producing the protein MAVKTYNAGVKEYRQTYWMPDYQPLDTDILAVFKITPQPGVDREEAAAAVAAESSTGTWTTVWTDLLTDLDYYKGRAYKIEDVPGDDTCFYAYVAYPIDLFEEGSVVNVFTSLVGNVFGFKAIRALRLEDVRFPIAYVKTCGGPPHGIQVERDIMNKYGRPLLGCTIKPKLGLSAKNYGRAVYECLRGGLDFTKDDENVNSQPFMRWKQRFDFVMEAIHKAERETGERKGHYLNVTAPTPEEMYKRAEYAKEIGAPIIMHDYITGGFCAHTGLANWCRENGLLLHVHRAMHAVIDRNPHHGIHFRVLTKVLRLMGGDHLHTGTVVGKLEGDRASTLGWIDLLRESYVKEDRSRGIFFDQDWGSMPGAFAVASGGIHVWHMPALVTIFGDDAVLQFGGGTLGHPWGNAAGAAANRVALEACVEARNEGRQLEKEGKAILEAAAKHSPELKVAMETWKEIKFEFDVVDKLDVAHK; encoded by the coding sequence ATGGCCGTCAAAACCTACAACGCCGGTGTGAAAGAGTACCGGCAGACCTACTGGATGCCCGATTATCAGCCGCTGGATACCGACATCCTGGCGGTGTTCAAGATCACGCCCCAGCCGGGCGTGGACCGGGAAGAGGCTGCCGCCGCGGTGGCTGCGGAATCCTCCACCGGTACCTGGACCACGGTGTGGACCGACCTCTTGACGGATTTGGACTATTACAAAGGCCGTGCCTACAAGATCGAGGACGTGCCGGGTGACGACACCTGTTTCTACGCCTACGTGGCCTATCCCATCGACCTGTTCGAGGAAGGCTCGGTGGTGAACGTGTTCACCTCGCTGGTGGGCAACGTGTTCGGCTTCAAGGCGATCCGCGCCTTGCGTTTGGAAGACGTACGTTTCCCCATCGCCTATGTGAAGACCTGCGGCGGCCCGCCCCATGGCATCCAGGTGGAGCGGGACATCATGAACAAGTATGGCCGTCCCCTGCTGGGATGCACCATCAAACCCAAGCTGGGTTTGTCGGCCAAGAACTACGGCCGTGCCGTGTACGAGTGCCTGCGCGGGGGGCTGGACTTCACCAAGGACGACGAGAACGTCAATTCCCAGCCCTTCATGCGCTGGAAGCAGCGTTTCGATTTCGTGATGGAGGCCATCCACAAGGCCGAGCGGGAAACCGGCGAGCGTAAGGGGCATTACCTCAACGTGACCGCGCCTACGCCGGAAGAGATGTACAAGCGAGCCGAATATGCGAAGGAAATTGGCGCGCCCATCATTATGCACGACTACATCACCGGCGGCTTCTGCGCCCACACGGGTCTGGCCAACTGGTGCCGCGAGAATGGCCTGCTGCTGCACGTGCACCGCGCCATGCATGCGGTGATCGACCGCAACCCGCATCATGGCATCCACTTCCGCGTGCTGACCAAGGTGCTGCGCTTAATGGGGGGTGATCACCTCCACACTGGCACCGTGGTGGGCAAGCTCGAGGGCGATCGCGCCTCCACCCTGGGCTGGATCGATCTTTTGCGCGAGTCCTATGTCAAGGAAGACCGCAGCCGCGGCATCTTCTTCGACCAGGACTGGGGCTCCATGCCGGGCGCTTTTGCCGTCGCTTCCGGCGGCATCCACGTCTGGCACATGCCAGCGCTCGTCACTATTTTCGGTGATGATGCCGTGCTGCAGTTCGGTGGCGGCACCCTGGGTCACCCCTGGGGCAACGCCGCTGGCGCCGCGGCCAACCGTGTGGCGCTGGAAGCCTGCGTGGAGGCCCGCAACGAAGGCCGGCAGCTGGAGAAGGAAGGCAAGGCCATCCTGGAGGCAGCCGCCAAGCACAGCCCAGAACTCAAGGTCGCCATGGAAACCTGGAAAGAGATCAAATTCGAGTTCGACGTGGTGGACAAGCTGGACGTCGCCCACAAGTAA
- a CDS encoding DUF2905 domain-containing protein produces MAKWLITLGLILVVLGLLWPLLSKLGLGQLPGDIRIERKNFTFYFPLTSSVLVSLLLTLILWLLRR; encoded by the coding sequence ATGGCAAAATGGCTCATCACGCTCGGTCTCATTCTCGTGGTCCTGGGCTTGCTGTGGCCGCTGCTGTCCAAGCTGGGCCTCGGGCAGCTGCCCGGCGACATCCGCATCGAGCGCAAGAATTTCACTTTCTATTTTCCGCTCACCAGCAGCGTCTTGGTGTCGCTGCTGCTCACTCTGATCCTGTGGCTGTTGCGGCGCTGA
- a CDS encoding L-threonylcarbamoyladenylate synthase, with the protein MPRISTDLDRAVALLRAGGVVAIPTETVYGLAADARNPAAVRRVFAIKGRPADHPLIVHIAAAEAMPEWARDIPEAAWRLARHFWPGPLTLILQRAPGVPDEVTGGQNTVGLRVPDHPLTLELLRRFGGGLAAPSANRFGRISPTRPEHVVAELDEAIDLILDGGPCSVGVESTIVDLTGRRPTVLRPGRVSLEALEHVLGEPVALSTGEDGVRAPGTLAAHYAPATPVLLLPLERLWEEAARRVAAGERVGVLTYGLPRTCPGVFVLRLPGQPAAYARELYAALRAMDEAGYACILVETVPETSEWLAVANRLKRAATAHR; encoded by the coding sequence GTGCCCCGCATCTCCACCGATCTCGACCGCGCCGTGGCGCTGCTGCGCGCGGGTGGGGTGGTGGCCATTCCCACCGAAACTGTCTATGGCCTCGCTGCCGACGCGCGTAACCCGGCGGCCGTGCGCCGCGTGTTTGCCATCAAGGGACGGCCGGCGGACCATCCCTTGATCGTCCACATCGCCGCTGCCGAGGCGATGCCCGAATGGGCACGCGACATTCCCGAAGCCGCCTGGCGACTGGCGCGACACTTCTGGCCCGGGCCCCTTACCCTTATTCTGCAGCGGGCGCCGGGCGTGCCGGACGAGGTCACCGGTGGCCAGAACACCGTGGGGCTAAGGGTGCCTGATCATCCGCTCACCCTGGAACTGCTGCGCCGCTTCGGTGGTGGGCTGGCGGCGCCCTCGGCCAACCGCTTCGGCCGAATCAGTCCCACCCGACCGGAGCACGTGGTGGCCGAGCTCGATGAGGCCATCGACCTCATCCTCGACGGCGGCCCCTGCAGCGTGGGGGTGGAATCCACCATCGTTGATCTCACCGGTCGCCGGCCCACGGTGCTGCGTCCTGGGCGTGTGAGCCTGGAGGCACTGGAACACGTGCTGGGTGAGCCGGTGGCGCTTAGCACGGGTGAAGACGGCGTGCGCGCCCCTGGCACCTTGGCTGCCCATTACGCACCCGCCACACCCGTGCTGCTTTTGCCGCTGGAGCGGCTGTGGGAAGAAGCTGCGCGCCGCGTCGCGGCAGGCGAGCGTGTCGGCGTCCTCACCTATGGCCTGCCACGGACATGCCCTGGGGTGTTCGTGTTGCGTTTGCCGGGGCAGCCCGCCGCCTACGCGCGGGAACTCTATGCCGCCCTGCGCGCCATGGATGAGGCGGGCTATGCTTGTATCCTGGTGGAAACGGTCCCAGAGACGTCCGAGTGGCTGGCCGTGGCCAACCGGCTTAAGCGGGCAGCCACCGCCCATCGTTGA
- a CDS encoding nitric oxide reductase activation protein NorD — protein MSVNLDDYKELVEELSTASQEALRATWVEATKIYSPRGLDNYLKGAVALKSLGRGCELVVAWLENAPLVAKEVGEDVVSDLATTALSLASKTSGAVIEMILATAPTAAKRLGDADLFRKYLQFLNVLVAQAPRGLRPMLDKLDVLLSQLTLGGLRRWALWGAHAYRTDYEEQVRYFGLESKESLAVLQKERKGTLFIDVQRRVNMYLRALWGRDFFMKPTSGDFETREGYKPYIEDYFIHLPDAFDDFVSPSGETVSGLEVYRAAAAHAAAHMVYTREPISAEALNNWQMAVISVIEDARVETLAIRRFPGLKQLWARFHTITPEQGATAGDYLNRLARALLDETYRDDDPWIAQGRVLFAEAVNTPGRLETNQTSWDIGVTLAHAFLEKKIPYSLRTDVLSAVYRDDNRYFWEFVEFDFEKAIAAGYEKPKQVRKYVSLMEMVNEVDNELAGDDAQEIWVLPTPFYLDQEGVTINELEGKEPVSPPFHYSEWDYQIQLERPSWVTVVEKRPKSGELALIDEIAAQYKRLISRMKFLLDAMQPQGVQRIRKLEDGDEIDINAAIRAAIDIRMGHQPDPRIMMRSVRKTRDISVLVLLDLSESTNEKVAGQEYTVLELTRQACVLLADAIAKVGDPFAIHGFCSDGRHDVQYFRFKDFDQPYDDKPKAKLAGMTGQLSTRMGAAIRHAAHYLRQQKSSKKLLMVITDGEPADVDVRDPQYLRYDTKKAVEEAARFGIITYCMSLDPRADQYVSRIFGARNYMVVDHVERLPEKLPLLYAGLTR, from the coding sequence ATGAGTGTCAATCTCGACGATTACAAGGAGCTGGTTGAAGAGCTCAGCACCGCCTCCCAGGAGGCGCTACGCGCCACTTGGGTGGAGGCGACCAAGATCTATTCGCCTCGCGGCCTCGACAACTACCTGAAAGGCGCGGTGGCATTGAAGAGCTTGGGTCGTGGCTGCGAATTGGTGGTGGCTTGGCTGGAAAATGCGCCGCTGGTGGCCAAAGAGGTGGGGGAGGACGTGGTATCGGATCTGGCCACCACGGCCCTCTCCCTGGCTTCCAAGACTTCCGGGGCGGTGATCGAGATGATCCTCGCCACGGCACCCACCGCCGCCAAGCGTCTGGGTGATGCGGATCTGTTCCGCAAATACCTGCAGTTCCTCAACGTGCTGGTGGCCCAGGCGCCGCGCGGCCTGCGTCCCATGTTGGACAAACTGGACGTGCTGTTGTCCCAGCTCACCCTCGGTGGCTTGCGCCGCTGGGCGTTGTGGGGCGCCCATGCCTACCGCACCGACTACGAGGAACAGGTCCGCTATTTCGGCCTGGAGAGCAAGGAATCTCTGGCGGTTTTGCAGAAGGAGCGCAAGGGCACACTGTTCATCGACGTGCAGCGGCGTGTCAACATGTATCTGCGCGCCCTGTGGGGGCGGGATTTCTTCATGAAACCCACCTCGGGCGACTTCGAGACGCGCGAGGGCTACAAGCCCTACATCGAAGACTATTTCATCCACCTGCCGGATGCCTTCGATGACTTCGTCAGCCCCAGCGGCGAGACGGTGTCAGGGCTGGAAGTGTACCGGGCTGCGGCCGCCCATGCCGCCGCGCACATGGTGTACACGCGCGAGCCGATTTCGGCGGAAGCCCTCAACAATTGGCAAATGGCAGTGATTTCGGTGATCGAAGACGCGCGCGTGGAAACCCTTGCTATTCGCCGCTTCCCTGGTCTTAAGCAACTCTGGGCCCGTTTCCACACCATCACGCCCGAGCAGGGCGCGACCGCGGGGGACTATCTCAACCGGCTGGCGCGGGCGCTGCTGGACGAAACCTATCGCGACGATGACCCTTGGATTGCCCAAGGCCGCGTGCTGTTTGCCGAGGCGGTGAACACACCTGGCCGGCTGGAAACCAACCAGACCTCTTGGGACATTGGCGTCACCTTGGCCCACGCCTTCCTGGAAAAGAAAATCCCTTACAGCCTACGCACCGACGTGCTGAGCGCCGTCTATCGCGACGATAACCGCTACTTCTGGGAATTCGTGGAATTCGACTTCGAGAAGGCCATCGCCGCTGGCTACGAGAAACCGAAGCAGGTGCGCAAATACGTTTCCCTGATGGAAATGGTCAACGAGGTGGACAACGAGCTCGCCGGTGACGACGCCCAAGAGATCTGGGTGCTGCCGACTCCCTTCTACCTGGACCAGGAAGGGGTGACGATCAACGAGTTGGAAGGCAAGGAGCCGGTCTCACCGCCCTTCCATTATTCCGAGTGGGACTACCAAATACAACTGGAGCGCCCAAGCTGGGTGACGGTGGTGGAAAAACGCCCTAAGTCCGGCGAACTTGCTCTCATAGACGAGATCGCCGCGCAATACAAGCGGCTCATCTCGCGCATGAAGTTCCTGCTGGATGCCATGCAGCCGCAAGGCGTGCAACGCATTCGCAAGCTGGAAGACGGGGATGAGATCGACATCAATGCGGCCATCCGCGCCGCCATCGACATCCGCATGGGGCATCAGCCCGATCCACGCATCATGATGCGTTCGGTGCGCAAAACGCGGGACATTTCCGTCTTGGTGTTGCTAGACCTATCGGAATCCACCAACGAAAAAGTCGCCGGCCAGGAATACACCGTGCTGGAGCTCACGCGCCAAGCCTGTGTCCTGCTGGCGGATGCCATCGCCAAGGTGGGCGATCCGTTCGCCATCCACGGTTTTTGCTCAGATGGCCGACACGATGTGCAGTATTTCCGCTTCAAGGATTTCGACCAGCCCTACGACGACAAGCCCAAGGCCAAGCTAGCCGGCATGACGGGCCAACTGTCCACGCGCATGGGCGCGGCCATTCGCCACGCCGCCCATTACCTGCGCCAGCAGAAATCCTCCAAGAAGCTGCTCATGGTCATCACCGACGGCGAGCCGGCGGACGTGGACGTGCGTGACCCGCAATACCTGCGCTACGACACCAAGAAGGCGGTGGAGGAAGCGGCTCGCTTTGGCATCATCACCTACTGCATGAGCCTGGATCCCCGTGCCGACCAATACGTCTCGCGCATCTTTGGCGCCAGGAACTACATGGTGGTGGACCATGTGGAGCGGCTGCCGGAGAAACTGCCGCTGCTGTACGCGGGTTTGACGCGCTGA
- a CDS encoding class II fructose-bisphosphate aldolase, with the protein MLIHMADLLQHARRNGYAVGGYDIVSLEFLEAIVAACERDGAPAILSLAESHFHHYDFATLMPAVVEAARRAQVPFAIHLDHGASQDSVIQAIRLGCNGVMVDGSHLPYADNVALTREVVAIAHGCGIPVEAELGYVPGVEGEDAALHPGELRMTEPEEAARFVADTGVDCLAVSVGTVHGRMRGTPVLDFARLAAIRDAVGIPLVIHGGTGLSDEQYRRLVESGMTKLNYYTALADAASASIRAQVEAMPGGGYTQLLAGVRAAIAQEVSRMNALLGASGRAAQVAAQCRPWREVLHAIGFNVAGELPPQAREELLREGVRRLSAIPGVRSVEAGVALRGEARYHYCWNIRFAAPEVVASYANHPIHRDYADRLFRPAAADRLTIDYSLDYHG; encoded by the coding sequence ATGCTGATCCACATGGCCGATCTCTTGCAGCACGCCCGCCGTAACGGCTACGCAGTGGGCGGCTATGACATCGTCAGCCTGGAGTTTCTCGAGGCCATCGTCGCCGCCTGCGAGCGCGACGGTGCGCCGGCCATCTTGAGTCTGGCGGAATCCCACTTCCACCACTATGACTTCGCCACCTTGATGCCTGCGGTGGTGGAGGCGGCGCGGCGCGCCCAGGTGCCCTTCGCCATCCATCTGGATCACGGCGCGAGCCAGGACTCCGTCATCCAGGCCATTCGTCTGGGCTGTAACGGCGTCATGGTCGATGGTTCCCATCTGCCCTATGCCGACAACGTGGCCCTCACCCGCGAGGTGGTCGCGATCGCCCATGGCTGTGGCATACCCGTCGAAGCCGAGCTGGGTTATGTACCCGGGGTGGAGGGCGAAGATGCGGCCTTGCATCCGGGCGAGCTGCGCATGACGGAGCCGGAAGAGGCCGCGCGCTTCGTGGCGGATACGGGGGTGGATTGTCTGGCAGTGTCGGTCGGTACCGTGCACGGCCGCATGCGTGGCACGCCGGTGTTGGACTTCGCGCGCCTGGCTGCCATTCGTGATGCGGTGGGCATTCCCTTGGTGATTCACGGTGGCACTGGTCTATCCGACGAACAATATCGGCGGCTGGTGGAAAGCGGCATGACCAAGCTCAACTACTATACGGCGCTTGCCGATGCCGCTAGCGCCAGCATCCGCGCCCAGGTGGAGGCAATGCCGGGCGGCGGCTATACCCAGCTGCTCGCCGGCGTGCGCGCGGCCATTGCCCAGGAAGTGTCGCGCATGAATGCCTTGCTGGGTGCCAGCGGCCGCGCGGCCCAAGTGGCGGCCCAGTGCCGACCGTGGCGTGAGGTCTTGCACGCCATCGGTTTCAATGTCGCCGGCGAGCTGCCGCCCCAGGCGCGAGAGGAACTGCTGCGCGAGGGCGTGCGGCGGCTATCCGCCATTCCCGGTGTGCGCAGCGTGGAGGCGGGCGTGGCCCTGCGTGGGGAGGCGCGGTATCATTACTGTTGGAACATCCGGTTCGCCGCACCGGAAGTGGTGGCAAGCTACGCCAATCATCCCATTCACCGGGACTATGCCGACCGCCTGTTCCGTCCCGCGGCAGCGGATCGTCTGACCATCGACTATTCCCTGGATTACCATGGCTGA
- a CDS encoding LysR family transcriptional regulator, translating to MLHVTFRQLSVFEAVARHLSFSRAAQELHLTQPAVSMQIKQLEENVGTALFEQLGKKIYLTEAGHELYHYSRTIAQQLSEAEAVLAELKGLKRGKLKISVASTANYFAPQLLATFSQRFPNITVSLNVTNRQTLLVQLANNEMDMAIMGQPPDGLDLVAESFMENPLVVIAPMNHPLARQKNIPLARLASETFLMREEGSGTRIAMERYFEAHRVKIQPGMEMSSTEAIKQGVQAGLGLGVVSLHTIELELSARRLRVLDVQGLPIRRHWHIVHRKDKRLSAAALAFKNFLLDEATTVLSRAG from the coding sequence ATGTTACACGTCACCTTCCGCCAGCTTTCCGTGTTCGAGGCCGTGGCGCGCCATTTGAGCTTTTCCCGCGCAGCCCAAGAGCTGCACCTCACCCAGCCCGCGGTGTCCATGCAGATCAAGCAACTGGAAGAAAACGTGGGCACTGCCTTATTCGAGCAACTGGGCAAGAAGATCTACCTCACCGAGGCCGGCCACGAGCTCTACCACTACAGCCGCACCATCGCCCAGCAGCTGAGCGAGGCCGAGGCCGTGCTGGCCGAGCTGAAAGGCTTGAAGCGCGGCAAACTGAAGATCTCTGTGGCCAGTACCGCCAACTATTTTGCGCCCCAGTTGCTGGCCACCTTCAGCCAACGCTTTCCCAATATCACCGTGAGCCTCAACGTGACCAACCGGCAGACCCTGTTGGTCCAGCTCGCCAACAACGAAATGGACATGGCCATCATGGGCCAGCCGCCGGATGGGCTGGATCTGGTGGCGGAATCCTTCATGGAAAATCCGCTGGTGGTGATCGCGCCCATGAACCACCCCCTGGCACGCCAGAAAAACATTCCGCTCGCGCGCCTGGCTTCTGAAACCTTCCTCATGCGCGAGGAGGGTTCCGGCACTCGCATCGCGATGGAGCGCTATTTCGAAGCACATCGGGTGAAAATCCAACCAGGCATGGAGATGAGCAGCACCGAAGCCATCAAGCAAGGGGTGCAAGCGGGACTAGGCCTGGGCGTGGTGTCTTTGCACACCATCGAACTCGAGCTTTCCGCCCGCCGCCTGCGCGTGTTGGACGTGCAAGGGCTGCCCATCCGCCGCCACTGGCATATCGTGCATCGCAAGGACAAACGCCTGTCGGCCGCAGCACTCGCCTTCAAGAACTTCCTGCTGGACGAGGCGACGACGGTATTGTCGCGGGCGGGGTGA
- a CDS encoding ribulose bisphosphate carboxylase small subunit → MSEMMDYKSRLSDPSSRKFETFSYLPEMSKEQIRKQVEYIVKKGWNPAIEHTEPENAFGHYWYMWKLPMFGETDVDKILAEAEACHKANPGHHVRLIGYDNYAQSQGAAMVIYRGKPV, encoded by the coding sequence ATGTCTGAAATGATGGATTACAAATCCCGGCTCTCGGATCCCTCCAGCCGGAAATTCGAAACCTTCTCCTACCTGCCGGAGATGAGCAAGGAGCAAATCCGCAAGCAAGTGGAGTACATCGTCAAGAAGGGCTGGAACCCCGCCATCGAGCACACCGAGCCGGAAAATGCCTTCGGCCATTACTGGTACATGTGGAAGCTGCCCATGTTCGGCGAAACCGACGTGGACAAGATCCTGGCCGAAGCGGAAGCCTGTCACAAGGCCAATCCGGGGCACCACGTGCGCCTCATCGGCTATGACAACTACGCCCAGTCCCAGGGCGCTGCCATGGTGATCTACCGCGGCAAGCCGGTCTGA